GACAGCGGCCGGCGCCGGCGACGCTGATGCTCGACCGCACCGCGCTGGCGCGGCTGCCCATCATGGATGCCGCGTGGCACGTCGGCTGCCCGGTCGCGCCGATCTCGGTCGCGGACATGGACGACGAGCTCCGCGCGCTCGTCGCGGTCGCAGAGCCGAACGGCATCATCGTCGGCATGCAGATCCTGCACGGCGAGCGGGCGCTCGACGCGGCGGCGTTCGAGGTCGTCGCGGTGTTCTCGAAGCTCGGCGGGATTCCCCGAGAGATCTTCTTCACGGAGGTCGAGGTGCGCGACGCCCTCGCCGTGCACCTCGAACCGCGCAGCGTCGTCTGCGCGCTCGCGGAAGCTCCGTCGCCCCTTCTCATGGAAGCGCTCACCGCGCTGTTCGGGCACCTGTCAGGAGGGAGGCCGCCTCCTTCGCAGCGTCGGAGAAGTGCGCGGTGACCACCATGGACGAAGCCAAGCTCATCGCGAAGCTGAGATTGATCGAGGCGCTGCACGCGGGCGCCTCGACCCCTGGCGAGCGCGACGCCGCGGGTCGTGCCCGCGAGCGCATCCTCGAACGGCTGCGGACCGCGGAGAAGGTCGACCCGCCGGTCGAATACAAGTTCACGCTCGGCGATCAGTGGTCGAAGAAGGTGTTCGTGGCGCTGCTGCGCCGCTACGGGATCGCTCTCTACCGATATCGGGGGCAAAGGCACACGACGGTGATGGCGCGCGTCTCCCAGAGGTTCGTGCGCGAGACGCTGTGGCCGGAGTTCGAAGAGGTCGCCGAGACGCTGCGCGCGTACCTCGCCGACGTCACCGAGCGCGTCGTGGCGCAGGTGATCCACGAGGACACTTCCGACGAACCGGAGCGCGAGGAGCCGCGACAACTGACGTTCACGACGAGGTGAGCAATGCAGACGATATCCCTGAGCATCGTCCCCTGGCGCGACCGCGCCGTGAAACGCGTGATCGAGTTCACCGAGGAGCAGACCCTCCACGACGTGCACCTCGCGATCCAGCACGCGCTCGACCTGGACAACGCCCACCTGTACGCGTTCTTCCTGAACAACCGGGCGCACGACCCGACGTTCGAGTTCGGCCACATCGACTCCGGCGCGCGGCACCGCGCCGACGAATCCCGGCTCGGCGCCATCGACCTCGTTGTGAAGAAGCGATTCGTGTACGTGTTCGATTTCGGGGACGAGCTGCGCCACGACGTGCAGGTCGTCGGGTTCGGTCGGGCCGAGGCGGGTGTCGAGTACCCACGCATCATCGAGTCGATCGGCGCGCCGCCGCCCCAGTACCCGGAGATCGAGGACGACGAGGCGGATGGCGACGAAGACTGGTACGAAAGCGATGGCCTAGACGACGACGGGGAAGACGAGGATGTGGACGGCACCGACGCCGAGGTCGAGACCACCGAGGTCGATCGACCGCAGCCGGATGAGCCGCCCCTTCGACCCGAGCTCGAGCCGCTCGCTTCCCGGATAGGGGAGCTGCTGGAGAACGAGGACGATGGGCGGTTCATGTTCCATCCCCGGCGATTCCGGAAAGTCGGCGCACCCGAGCGCATGGAGAACGAGCGCCTCCTCGCCCTGGACATCCTCTCGGCGGCAGCGCGCGACGAGAGCGCGCTCGACGATCTCTCCGACGCGACCGACTTCGACGTCTCGTTCTGGCTCACCGAGCTGCCGATCGATCTTTCGAAGCTGGGGAAGTACGAGGAAGCCGTCGATCTCGCCGCCCGAGGGGTCGACGCCCTCGACAGCAACGCGTTGCGCTGTTCGCTCCCCGCCCTGCTCGCCGGCGCGGGCCGACACGGAGAGGCGATGCGGCTCTCGGCGGAACGCCTGGCGGAGGATCCGCATCACCCGCAGACGCTCTTCGCAGACGGGGTCGTGTCCCTGCTCGCCGGCGACGAAACGCGAGCGGTGAGCCAGCTGCGCGAGGCGCTCTACTGGTCCGGAACGGATTGGGACATACGCGACACGATCGCGGAGGATCTCGCGGCGGTGCTGCGCACCGGAGGCCGGGTCGAGGACGCGGAGCAACTCGCTGACGAGGAGCGGCTGTTCCGCCGCGACACCGAGAACCGGAAGAGGAAACGCCGCGGGCTGCCGCCGCTCTCCGAGATGCGCGAGGGGCCGAAGATCGGAAGGAACGATCCGTGCCCGTGCGGCTCCGGCAGGAAGTACAAGAAGTGCTGCCTCGGAAAGAGCGCGCCATGAGCTCGCCAGGCGCCGTCGGGGACCCGGAGAGGGACGCTCCGAGCCGACCCACGGCTTGAAAAGCCGTTGCCGGCCGCCGAAAAACCGATGGAGCGCAGCGGAGTCAACGCGTTGCCGTACGGAATCCATTGGTTTGGCGTTCTCGCCGTGTCACCGATATGGTACAAGCTAGCGCACGATTCCAGTGTCGGACCGCATCGAGGGGAACGGCGATGAGCGAGGGAACAGCCTACCTGAACGCGACGCGCCCTGCGCAGCAGGCGCGCGAGATGCTCGGCCAGGCGCTGGGCCGGATCCAGGACATCGGCAACCCGGGGCTCGACGTGGGTGACGTATCCGCGTCCATCGCCAAGGCGGTGGGTGCCCTGTTCGCCGTCCAGTCGTCGCAGCCCAGCGATCCCGATCACGCGACGGGCGTGTGCACGGCCATGGGCTTCCTGCGCACCACGCTCGAGCAGATGCAGGAGATCGGCGGAGAAGATCCGGCCTTGACCGACGCCACGAAGACGATCGCCAAGACTCTCGCGCTCCTCTACCCGATCTCCAGGGTCCAGGAGCGTCAATCGCTCCTGCCGGGCGCTCCCGCGGCGACGACCCATGGAGAGGTCCCGCCCGACCCCCGACGCAGCGTGCAGAGGTTCTCCATCGACACGGAGATCGGCTTCCAGTCGGAGTCCAACTTCTACACGGGCTTCACGGAGGACATCTCCGAAGGGGGCCTTTTCCTCGCCTCTTACGACTGCCGCCCGGTGGGCTCGCTGTTGTACATCAGCTTCACGCTCCCGGACGGCGAGCTGGTTTCCGCCGAGGGGATGGTGAGGTGGATCCGCGAGTACAATCGGACGACACCGGACTTGATGCCCGGCATGGGCGTGCAGTTCACCTCGCTCGCCGAAGCGCACCGCGACGGGATCAACCGCTTCCTGACCCAGCGCGAGCCAATGTTCTACGAGGCGTAGCCCCGGCCGATCAGCGGCCGAGCTTCGAGGTCGGCAGCGGCGGCGGGCTGGGTGCCTCGGAGGTGCGCGCCAGCTCGACGAGGAGGGAGATGCCGAGCCGGGCCGTGTCATCCACGTCGGTGAACTCCACGCCGAAACCGCTCGCCGGCGGATCGTCGCGCTCCACCGTGCGGACGATGCGGCCGAAAACGCGGACGTTCTCCGTCGATTCACTGAGGAAGATGTTCAGCTCTATCGACTGTCCGGCGCGGAAGGCGGCCGTGTGGGGCAGCCCGAGCGTGGAGACGAACGCGCCCGAGAGGCTGATGTTCGTGACGTCCAGCACGTAGTTGACCGTGCCGCGCGTCACGCGGACGTGGGCCATGATGCTGTAGCGCTGGTGCCTGCGGCGCTCGGTGCTCATTGGCGTGAGTGTACCGCGGAGGTGACGCGAATGGTAGGACTGCCGCCCAGGTCGAGGATCCGACCGTCTCGAAACCGGTCGTCCTGCCGGGCGAACGCGAGCAACGGCACGAGGAGTTGCTCCGCGCTCTGGAAGCGGTCCCGCGGGTCCCGCTCAATCGCCCGCAGCAATGTTCGCTCCAGATCGGGATCGAGGTCGTCGGCGTACCGGCTGGGGGGCTCGATCGCGCATTCCGCCACCGCAGCCAAGACCGACAACGGGTTCGGGCCGTCGAACACCGGATGCCCGGTGAGCATCTCGTACAGGATCTCACCGACGGTGAACAGATCGGACCGCTGGTCGACGTCGAGCCTGCCCTCGGCCTGCTCCGGAGACATGTACTCCGGCGTGCCGAACGCGCCCTCGTCTCGGGTCACCCGTTTGCGCTGCTCATTCGCCGAGAGCAGAAGCGAGATGCCGAAGTCGAGGATCTTGAGCCGCGGGTCCGC
Above is a genomic segment from Pseudomonadota bacterium containing:
- a CDS encoding SEC-C domain-containing protein, producing MQTISLSIVPWRDRAVKRVIEFTEEQTLHDVHLAIQHALDLDNAHLYAFFLNNRAHDPTFEFGHIDSGARHRADESRLGAIDLVVKKRFVYVFDFGDELRHDVQVVGFGRAEAGVEYPRIIESIGAPPPQYPEIEDDEADGDEDWYESDGLDDDGEDEDVDGTDAEVETTEVDRPQPDEPPLRPELEPLASRIGELLENEDDGRFMFHPRRFRKVGAPERMENERLLALDILSAAARDESALDDLSDATDFDVSFWLTELPIDLSKLGKYEEAVDLAARGVDALDSNALRCSLPALLAGAGRHGEAMRLSAERLAEDPHHPQTLFADGVVSLLAGDETRAVSQLREALYWSGTDWDIRDTIAEDLAAVLRTGGRVEDAEQLADEERLFRRDTENRKRKRRGLPPLSEMREGPKIGRNDPCPCGSGRKYKKCCLGKSAP
- a CDS encoding PilZ domain-containing protein, with the translated sequence MSEGTAYLNATRPAQQAREMLGQALGRIQDIGNPGLDVGDVSASIAKAVGALFAVQSSQPSDPDHATGVCTAMGFLRTTLEQMQEIGGEDPALTDATKTIAKTLALLYPISRVQERQSLLPGAPAATTHGEVPPDPRRSVQRFSIDTEIGFQSESNFYTGFTEDISEGGLFLASYDCRPVGSLLYISFTLPDGELVSAEGMVRWIREYNRTTPDLMPGMGVQFTSLAEAHRDGINRFLTQREPMFYEA
- a CDS encoding PilZ domain-containing protein; its protein translation is MSTERRRHQRYSIMAHVRVTRGTVNYVLDVTNISLSGAFVSTLGLPHTAAFRAGQSIELNIFLSESTENVRVFGRIVRTVERDDPPASGFGVEFTDVDDTARLGISLLVELARTSEAPSPPPLPTSKLGR